A genomic stretch from Telopea speciosissima isolate NSW1024214 ecotype Mountain lineage chromosome 7, Tspe_v1, whole genome shotgun sequence includes:
- the LOC122669451 gene encoding monothiol glutaredoxin-S4-like, which translates to MDRLTTLASQRAVVIFSNNSCCMSHTIKTLFRELGVNPAIFELDEDPRGREIERALQSLGCNPSIPAVFIGGRLMISSTNSSSTKEIMQLHLEGSLVPLLRSVGAIWL; encoded by the coding sequence ATGGATAGGCTCACAACTCTGGCTTCTCAAAGGGCAGTTGTAATCTTCAGTAATAACTCATGTTGTATGTCCCATACTATCAAGACTTTGTTCAGGGAGCTTGGAGTGAACCCTGCGATTTTCGAGCTCGACGAAGACCCAAGAGgtagagagattgagagagctCTTCAAAGCCTTGGATGCAACCCTTCAATACCAGCTGTGTTCATAGGGGGTAGATTAATGATATCTTCCACCAATTCTTCATCCACTAAAGAAATAATGCAGCTTCATCTTGAAGGTTCTCTAGTACCATTGCTGAGAAGTGTAGGAGCCATTTGGCTTTGA